From Paenibacillus sp. PK3_47, the proteins below share one genomic window:
- a CDS encoding response regulator has protein sequence MLTMLIVDDEKLFADSLRKEVEWASLGISSVHTAYNSRQAKDIYEREQVDFMLCDIEMPQGSGLELLAWVREHYPRTESVFMTCHADFRYAQRAVQLGSFDYLLKPVAAEELCQVVGRVVEKIKKDKETKQYSRFGEFWARHQPLLAERFWLDIINHMIPSHPELIRKEAEERNIPFDTGMKLLPVLISIQRYTKSFKPRDEKIIEYALINSGAELLGIQGSGLLFGLPERKLLALIPAEQDAPEIQEGLLERGQAFIDTASSYFYCDTAVYIGNEVLSHELTDMVSRLAEWDKNNVAHSNKVLLWRNKPYGQQAVALPDMNIWSVLLKEGQGDQVAAEAEMFLRSLSDSETLDADSLYRFHHNFLQMVYYVLKLNGIEAQLLFDDATSSALFRRAVRSLTDMIDWMKHTLSKAMDYAGTVQESQPILKDAENFILQALETGDLTREAVAHHVFLNPDYLDRLFKKETGHSITEFIVSRRMLLAQDLLAKTDLPVGTIASRTGYTNLAHFSRRFKQVVGMNPKDYRSNHKQ, from the coding sequence ATGTTAACAATGCTGATAGTAGACGACGAGAAGCTGTTTGCGGATTCGCTGAGAAAAGAAGTGGAATGGGCCTCCCTGGGAATCAGCTCTGTCCATACAGCCTACAACTCCCGTCAGGCCAAAGATATTTATGAACGCGAGCAGGTTGATTTTATGCTGTGCGACATCGAAATGCCGCAGGGGAGCGGGCTTGAGCTGCTGGCCTGGGTCAGGGAGCATTATCCGCGCACCGAATCCGTATTCATGACCTGCCATGCCGATTTCAGGTATGCACAGCGGGCGGTGCAGCTTGGGAGCTTTGATTATTTATTGAAACCGGTTGCTGCAGAAGAGCTGTGTCAGGTTGTCGGCAGAGTCGTGGAAAAGATTAAGAAAGACAAGGAAACGAAGCAGTACAGCCGGTTCGGCGAGTTCTGGGCGCGGCACCAGCCGCTCTTGGCTGAACGCTTCTGGCTGGATATTATCAATCATATGATCCCGTCCCATCCGGAGCTGATCCGCAAAGAGGCAGAGGAACGCAATATTCCGTTTGATACCGGGATGAAGCTTCTGCCTGTACTCATCTCTATCCAGCGCTACACCAAGTCCTTCAAGCCGCGTGACGAAAAAATTATTGAATATGCGCTGATCAACTCCGGGGCAGAGCTGCTGGGCATTCAGGGCAGCGGCCTGTTATTCGGGCTGCCGGAGCGTAAACTGCTGGCACTGATACCGGCGGAGCAGGATGCGCCCGAAATCCAGGAGGGGCTGCTGGAACGCGGGCAGGCCTTTATTGACACGGCAAGCTCCTATTTTTATTGCGATACGGCGGTATATATCGGTAACGAGGTGCTCAGCCATGAATTGACGGATATGGTCAGCCGGCTGGCCGAGTGGGATAAAAACAATGTAGCCCACAGCAATAAAGTGCTGCTGTGGAGGAATAAGCCATACGGCCAGCAGGCGGTTGCCCTGCCGGACATGAATATCTGGTCTGTTCTGCTGAAGGAGGGACAGGGGGATCAGGTAGCCGCTGAGGCAGAGATGTTCCTCCGCAGTCTAAGCGATTCGGAAACGCTGGATGCCGACAGCTTATACCGTTTTCATCATAACTTTTTGCAGATGGTCTATTATGTGCTGAAGCTGAACGGGATTGAAGCGCAGCTTCTGTTCGATGATGCCACCTCTTCCGCGCTGTTCCGGCGCGCCGTCCGTTCCTTGACGGATATGATCGACTGGATGAAGCATACCCTCTCGAAAGCGATGGATTATGCAGGAACGGTCCAAGAGTCCCAGCCGATTCTAAAAGATGCGGAGAACTTCATCCTCCAGGCGCTGGAAACCGGGGACTTGACCCGCGAGGCTGTAGCCCACCACGTCTTTCTGAACCCGGATTATCTGGACAGGCTGTTCAAGAAGGAGACCGGACATTCCATTACCGAATTCATCGTATCCCGGCGCATGCTGCTGGCCCAGGATTTGCTTGCGAAGACGGATCTGC
- a CDS encoding histidine kinase, which translates to MFRTLNLRQSPFLTWQSIRVKMMLGLFLTVIPLIAFLIYSNVYAIHTVRTQVAESSKDLLSLYRSQVDARLQEADNYLNGLMLEPELSDFDFYTEPDERLFVKQRINNNLSNSILRYSVLDGLFVYLPSDDAFLYSFQTRSTYSDRVYLKDYIVSDVSKSESLQRRHMKSWYVQRSGDQTYLMRFFVMPNSAVAGAWINMNSFKTPLELLGIGEKGAALLVDDRGNALVNQSFIRDTGVQIKLDEASYYLTGEQDRYLTVGERSREGEFSLYAFIPEEKILQQLPTLRAISFILPFASILILLLGLVLLRKTLLIPLNRLLKAMNRIQQGNLDTQIKQFPTSIEFRTVNDTFNTMMDQIKHLRINVYEEQLNKQKAELQHLQLQIKPHFYINTLNLLHTLAKTKELKLLEELSLYLIRYFRYMFQSNLSFVTLRDELQHVRNYLRIQELRFPGQLIHEIKAPDFLLNTPVPPLVIQTFVENAVKHAITLDDPVYLYIDLEMKEEPQTGILIQIRDTGPGFPDNILSLIEAEERIVDEEGEHIGIRNLRQRLRLLYHGRGEVTLRNAEPHGAEIEITLPFEPENRTNYTPGGTASC; encoded by the coding sequence ATGTTCCGGACACTGAATCTCCGGCAATCTCCGTTTTTAACCTGGCAGTCCATACGTGTGAAGATGATGCTTGGTTTATTCCTGACCGTTATTCCGCTCATTGCGTTCCTGATCTATTCCAATGTGTATGCCATACATACGGTGCGGACCCAGGTGGCGGAATCGAGCAAGGATCTGCTGTCGTTATACCGGAGCCAGGTGGATGCCCGGCTGCAGGAGGCGGATAACTATCTGAACGGCTTGATGCTTGAGCCGGAGCTTTCGGATTTTGACTTTTACACCGAACCGGATGAGCGCCTCTTCGTAAAACAGCGGATCAATAACAATCTGTCCAATTCGATTTTACGCTACTCGGTACTGGACGGGCTATTTGTGTATCTGCCTTCGGACGATGCGTTTTTGTACTCCTTCCAGACGAGATCCACTTACTCCGACAGGGTATACCTGAAAGACTACATTGTCAGTGATGTAAGCAAAAGCGAAAGCCTGCAGCGTCGGCATATGAAGAGCTGGTATGTTCAGCGGAGCGGCGATCAGACTTACCTGATGCGCTTCTTTGTGATGCCCAATAGCGCTGTGGCAGGCGCATGGATCAATATGAATTCCTTTAAAACTCCGCTGGAGCTTTTGGGGATCGGTGAGAAAGGGGCGGCGCTCCTTGTAGATGACCGGGGGAATGCGCTGGTTAATCAGAGTTTTATCCGCGACACAGGCGTTCAGATCAAGCTGGATGAAGCATCCTACTATCTGACAGGGGAGCAGGACCGCTATCTGACAGTCGGCGAACGTTCCCGCGAAGGGGAGTTCAGCCTGTATGCTTTTATTCCGGAGGAAAAAATACTGCAGCAGCTGCCGACGCTCCGGGCCATCTCCTTTATCCTTCCTTTTGCCTCCATTCTCATTCTGCTGCTGGGCCTGGTGCTCCTGCGCAAAACGCTGCTGATTCCTCTGAACCGTCTGTTAAAGGCAATGAACCGGATTCAGCAGGGGAATCTGGATACGCAGATCAAGCAGTTTCCAACCTCCATTGAGTTCCGGACGGTCAACGACACGTTCAACACTATGATGGACCAGATCAAACATTTGCGGATTAACGTCTATGAAGAGCAGCTGAACAAGCAGAAGGCCGAGCTTCAGCATCTGCAGCTGCAGATTAAGCCCCATTTTTATATCAACACATTGAATCTGCTGCATACACTCGCCAAGACTAAGGAATTGAAGCTGCTGGAAGAGCTGTCGCTGTATCTGATCCGTTATTTCCGCTACATGTTCCAGAGTAATTTAAGCTTTGTCACCCTGAGAGATGAGCTTCAGCATGTCCGGAACTATTTACGGATTCAGGAGCTTCGTTTTCCCGGCCAGCTGATCCACGAGATCAAGGCCCCTGACTTTTTGCTGAATACGCCGGTACCTCCGCTCGTCATTCAGACTTTTGTGGAAAATGCAGTCAAACACGCCATTACGCTGGATGATCCGGTGTACCTGTACATTGATCTGGAAATGAAGGAAGAGCCGCAGACGGGAATCCTGATTCAAATAAGGGATACCGGTCCGGGATTTCCGGACAATATTCTGTCGCTGATTGAAGCGGAGGAACGGATTGTCGATGAGGAAGGCGAGCATATCGGCATCCGGAATCTCAGACAAAGGCTGCGCCTCCTGTACCATGGGCGGGGTGAAGTTACGCTGCGTAACGCTGAACCGCATGGAGCCGAAATCGAAATCACACTGCCGTTTGAACCGGAGAACCGGACAAATTACACCCCGGGAGGGACTGCTTCATGTTAA